In Gammaproteobacteria bacterium, the following proteins share a genomic window:
- a CDS encoding efflux RND transporter permease subunit produces the protein MIAALIRWSVANRFVVLLATAFVVAWGIFSLRQTPIDALPDLSDVQVIIKTSYPGQAPQVVEDQVTYPLTTAMLSVPRALTVRGYSFFGDSYVYVIFEDGTDLYWARSRVLEYLSQVAAQLPDNAKPALGPDATGVGWIYEYALVDRSGRHDLAELRSLQDWFLKFELQTVPGVAEVATIGGMVRQYQVVLDPDKLRAYGLSLQQVRRAVQHGNQESGGSVIEMAEAEYMVRATGYIQGPDDLRSIPLGVNASGTPIVLGDIAEIRLGPQMRRGIAELDGQGEVVGAVVVMRWGGNASKTISAVRTKLEELERSLPDGVEVVTTYDRSALIDRAVVNLREKLIEEFVVVALVCALFLFHLRSSMVVMLSLPVGILAAFIVMHLQGINANIMSLGGIAIAIGAMVDGAIVMIENVHKHIEKEPLTDDNRWDVIAESACEVGPPLFLSLLIITLSFLPVFTLEAQEGRLFAPLAFTKTYAMAAAAVLAVTLVPVLMGYFIRGRVLPEHSNPINRFVVALYRPAINAVMRFPALTLLLALVVLVAGLWPATQLGSEFMPPLDEGDLMYMPTTYPGVSIDKARELLQQTDKLIAGLPEVQRVFGKIGRAETATDPAPLTMIETVIQLKPREQWRPGMTPEKLRAELDRTVQIPGLTNAWVMPIKTRIDMLATGIKTPVGIKVAGPELGVIEKIGRDLERVLARVPGTVSVYSERVTGGRYIEVDIDRARAARLGLNIADVQEVVRTAVGGMNVTQTVEGLERYPVNIRYPQKVRDSVEQLRLLPVVTAGGARIALADVAEVQVVDGPPVIKSENARRNGWTYVDIADRDLGSYVAAAQRVVADEVELPTGYSLAWSGQYEYMVRAKQRLSIVGPLTIAIIILLLYLNFRRFAEVAIIIGTMPFALIGGLWLLYLLEYDLSVAVGVGFIALAGVAVEIGVVMLVYLNRAMGEQVTLAASEGRPLARSDVRQAVIDGALLRVRPIMMTVATIVIGLLPVMLGGGTGSEVMRRIAAPMVGGMVSATLLTLVVIPALFVLWRTREL, from the coding sequence ATGATTGCTGCGCTGATACGCTGGTCTGTTGCCAACCGATTCGTGGTGTTGCTGGCTACCGCTTTTGTGGTTGCCTGGGGCATCTTTTCCCTGCGTCAAACACCAATCGATGCATTGCCGGACCTGTCCGACGTGCAGGTCATAATCAAGACGTCCTATCCCGGCCAGGCGCCGCAGGTGGTCGAAGACCAGGTGACCTATCCGCTTACTACGGCAATGCTGTCGGTGCCACGGGCGCTGACCGTGCGTGGCTACTCGTTTTTCGGCGATTCCTACGTCTACGTTATTTTTGAAGACGGTACAGACCTGTACTGGGCGCGCTCGCGCGTACTGGAATACCTGAGCCAGGTCGCAGCGCAGCTGCCCGACAACGCGAAACCGGCGCTGGGGCCGGATGCGACCGGTGTCGGGTGGATTTATGAATACGCGCTGGTCGACCGCAGCGGGCGTCATGATCTTGCCGAGCTGCGCAGCCTGCAGGACTGGTTCCTCAAATTTGAGCTGCAGACTGTTCCGGGTGTGGCAGAAGTGGCCACTATCGGCGGCATGGTGCGCCAGTACCAGGTCGTGCTCGATCCTGACAAGTTGCGTGCCTATGGTTTGTCGTTGCAGCAGGTGCGGCGAGCGGTACAGCACGGCAACCAGGAAAGTGGTGGCTCGGTCATCGAGATGGCCGAAGCTGAATACATGGTGCGCGCCACCGGCTATATTCAGGGCCCGGACGACCTGCGCAGCATTCCGCTGGGTGTTAACGCCAGCGGCACGCCGATAGTGTTAGGCGACATTGCCGAAATTCGGCTCGGACCGCAGATGCGGCGTGGCATTGCCGAGCTGGACGGCCAGGGTGAGGTTGTCGGCGCGGTAGTCGTGATGCGCTGGGGAGGCAATGCCTCGAAAACCATCAGCGCGGTGCGCACGAAACTGGAGGAGCTCGAACGCAGCCTGCCCGATGGCGTCGAGGTGGTAACGACTTATGACCGCTCGGCACTGATCGACCGGGCCGTCGTCAACCTGCGCGAAAAACTTATCGAGGAGTTTGTCGTAGTTGCGCTGGTGTGCGCACTGTTCCTTTTTCACCTGCGCTCGTCGATGGTGGTAATGCTGAGCCTGCCGGTCGGCATACTCGCAGCGTTTATTGTCATGCATCTGCAGGGCATCAACGCAAATATCATGTCCCTTGGGGGCATTGCGATCGCAATTGGCGCAATGGTCGATGGCGCAATCGTCATGATCGAAAACGTACACAAGCACATCGAGAAAGAACCACTGACCGATGACAATCGCTGGGACGTCATTGCCGAATCTGCCTGCGAGGTCGGGCCACCGCTGTTTTTGTCGCTGCTGATTATCACGCTCAGTTTCCTGCCGGTATTCACGCTGGAGGCTCAGGAAGGCCGCCTTTTCGCGCCGCTGGCTTTCACAAAGACCTACGCGATGGCGGCCGCTGCGGTGCTTGCAGTGACGCTGGTGCCGGTGCTTATGGGTTATTTCATTCGGGGTCGTGTGCTGCCCGAGCACAGCAACCCGATCAATCGATTCGTGGTTGCGCTGTACCGGCCGGCCATCAACGCGGTCATGCGTTTTCCTGCGCTCACCCTGCTGCTCGCGCTCGTCGTGCTGGTGGCAGGGCTGTGGCCGGCAACGCAACTGGGGTCGGAATTTATGCCGCCGCTGGATGAAGGCGACCTGATGTATATGCCGACTACATATCCAGGTGTTTCCATCGACAAGGCACGTGAGCTGCTGCAGCAGACCGACAAGCTGATCGCAGGCCTGCCGGAAGTGCAGCGGGTATTCGGCAAGATCGGCCGCGCCGAGACAGCCACCGATCCGGCGCCACTGACAATGATCGAAACTGTTATTCAGCTAAAACCACGCGAGCAATGGCGGCCGGGCATGACACCGGAAAAACTGCGTGCGGAACTCGACCGCACCGTGCAGATTCCCGGCCTGACCAATGCATGGGTGATGCCGATCAAGACCCGCATCGATATGCTGGCAACCGGTATTAAAACACCGGTTGGCATCAAGGTGGCCGGGCCTGAACTTGGCGTGATCGAAAAGATCGGCCGCGACCTGGAGCGCGTGCTGGCCCGGGTGCCGGGTACCGTGTCGGTGTACTCCGAGCGCGTCACCGGCGGTCGCTATATCGAGGTTGATATCGACCGCGCCCGCGCAGCGCGTCTGGGCCTGAACATCGCGGACGTTCAGGAAGTAGTACGCACAGCGGTCGGCGGCATGAACGTCACACAAACTGTCGAGGGACTGGAGCGCTACCCGGTAAATATTCGTTACCCGCAAAAAGTTCGTGACTCGGTGGAGCAGCTGAGACTGCTGCCTGTCGTCACCGCAGGTGGCGCCCGCATTGCTCTGGCCGATGTGGCAGAGGTCCAGGTTGTCGACGGCCCGCCGGTGATTAAGAGCGAAAATGCGCGTCGCAACGGCTGGACCTATGTTGATATTGCGGATCGCGACCTGGGGTCGTATGTCGCCGCCGCACAGCGCGTGGTAGCGGACGAGGTTGAATTGCCGACCGGTTACTCACTGGCGTGGTCGGGGCAGTATGAGTACATGGTGCGGGCAAAACAGCGGCTTTCGATTGTCGGGCCATTGACCATCGCTATCATCATCCTGCTGCTTTACCTGAATTTTCGCCGCTTCGCCGAAGTCGCAATCATCATCGGCACCATGCCATTCGCTTTGATCGGCGGGCTCTGGTTGCTGTACCTGCTCGAATATGACCTGTCCGTAGCGGTTGGCGTTGGTTTCATTGCGCTGGCCGGCGTAGCAGTCGAGATCGGCGTGGTCATGCTGGTGTACCTGAACCGGGCCATGGGTGAGCAGGTCACGCTGGCGGCCAGCGAAGGGCGTCCGCTGGCCCGCAGCGATGTCCGGCAGGCCGTCATCGACGGGGCCCTGTTGCGGGTGCGGCCAATAATGATGACTGTGGCGACCATCGTAATCGGCCTGCTTCCGGTCATGCTCGGTGGTGGCACCGGCTCTGAAGTCATGCGGCGTATCGCGGCGCCCATGGTCGGCGGCATGGTCAGTGCCACGTTGCTTACGCTGGTGGTAATACCGGCGTTATTCGTCCTGTGGCGGACGCGCGAGTTGTGA
- a CDS encoding exo-alpha-sialidase produces the protein MWRFFTVLLALTTGCSPQPHASVNITLDAAPGSAEPHLARAPDGTAVLSWLEPVADEYALRWSTLGAQGWKKPATVATGTEWFINWADFPSVVPVSNQLWAAHWLKKKPGGIYSYDVVVSVSTDAGHTWSAPVSPHSDGTRTEHGFVSLFPWQGGIGAVWLDGRNMAQDGHDHDTGGAGHMTLRSAVIAADGSIRAETIADDLVCDCCQTDVAVGSSGPLMVYRDRTTEEIRDIYLARAVGERWEHSGPVSNDGWEIPGCPVNGPAIAAAGQIAVVAWFTAANDFPRVRFARSDDSGATFNDPVDIETDNVIGRVDIELIDDGLAVVSWLRKNKQGDGEICARAVSADGRAGPVKIIATTSAARSSGFPQMIRTGDSLIFAWTDASGEEKQLRSARLATAALH, from the coding sequence ATGTGGAGGTTTTTTACAGTACTTCTGGCGCTGACAACCGGCTGCTCACCGCAACCGCACGCGTCAGTGAACATAACGCTTGATGCGGCGCCCGGGAGCGCCGAACCACACCTGGCCCGCGCACCAGACGGCACTGCGGTGCTGAGCTGGCTCGAGCCGGTCGCAGACGAATACGCCTTGCGGTGGTCCACTCTTGGGGCCCAGGGCTGGAAAAAACCTGCGACGGTCGCCACGGGCACAGAGTGGTTTATCAACTGGGCAGACTTTCCGTCGGTAGTTCCTGTCAGCAACCAGCTGTGGGCGGCTCACTGGCTGAAAAAAAAGCCGGGTGGCATTTACTCTTATGACGTCGTTGTGTCTGTCTCGACCGACGCCGGCCACACCTGGTCTGCACCCGTCAGCCCGCACAGTGACGGAACCCGTACCGAGCACGGCTTTGTCAGCCTGTTTCCCTGGCAGGGCGGCATAGGCGCAGTCTGGCTGGACGGGCGCAATATGGCGCAGGATGGGCACGACCATGACACAGGCGGCGCCGGGCACATGACCCTGCGCTCCGCCGTCATTGCAGCTGACGGAAGCATCCGCGCAGAAACAATTGCCGACGACCTGGTCTGTGACTGTTGCCAGACTGACGTTGCGGTGGGCAGCAGCGGACCATTAATGGTTTATCGGGATCGCACCACAGAAGAGATCCGCGACATTTACCTGGCACGAGCCGTTGGCGAACGCTGGGAACACAGTGGTCCGGTCAGCAATGACGGCTGGGAGATACCCGGTTGCCCGGTCAACGGACCGGCAATTGCCGCTGCCGGCCAGATAGCCGTCGTTGCCTGGTTCACTGCCGCAAATGACTTCCCGCGTGTTCGCTTCGCCCGTTCGGACGACTCCGGGGCGACATTCAATGATCCGGTCGACATCGAAACAGATAACGTGATCGGCCGTGTCGATATTGAGCTGATCGACGACGGTCTGGCAGTTGTCAGCTGGCTGAGAAAAAATAAACAAGGCGACGGCGAGATCTGCGCCCGCGCAGTTTCCGCTGACGGCAGAGCCGGGCCGGTAAAAATTATTGCCACAACCAGCGCCGCCCGTTCTTCGGGCTTTCCGCAAATGATCCGCACCGGCGATTCACTGATTTTTGCCTGGACCGATGCGTCGGGCGAAGAAAAACAACTTCGCTCTGCCCGGCTGGCAACAGCCGCGCTGCATTGA
- a CDS encoding protein kinase, protein MKKMIGKIGKYDIIKEVGKGSTGTVYLSHDPFYGRDVAIKVYHMEAQREEDREVVRKMFFNEANMVGMLQHPNILPIYDAGEENDHYYVVMEHVHGARTLAAYCNPQNLLRVSDVVEIVFKCAKALHYSHGRGVVHRDIKPSNIMLTTNSDVRIIDFGIALRDGSETSQINGIAGSPSYMSPEQVQGGDITHRSDIYSLGTVMYELLTGFRPLRAATLSKLLHQIVYATPKPMHMQRPGLPEILEEVVAKAMQKTPEVRYKNGLDYAADLTRAFQQLQQQEDQIDQQQRFDQLRKLSFFHDFSHGEIWEVLRASDWHTYAPGEEIVREGEMDDRFYIIVDGNVVVNRNNKAVGRLDTGDCFGETSYVQDARRTATIKADRSVTLLRVSSTLLEQVSAACQLRFTKMFLRSLIRRLQRANEVHRRTHSPAELQQA, encoded by the coding sequence GTGAAAAAAATGATCGGCAAGATCGGTAAATACGACATAATTAAGGAAGTCGGAAAGGGTAGCACCGGGACAGTCTACCTGTCACACGATCCTTTTTATGGCCGTGATGTAGCGATCAAGGTCTATCACATGGAAGCGCAGCGCGAAGAAGATCGCGAGGTTGTGCGCAAGATGTTCTTCAACGAAGCCAACATGGTTGGCATGTTGCAGCATCCGAATATCCTGCCGATCTATGACGCCGGTGAGGAGAACGATCACTACTACGTGGTGATGGAACATGTGCACGGCGCGCGCACGCTGGCCGCGTATTGCAACCCGCAGAACCTGCTGCGCGTATCTGATGTAGTCGAGATTGTGTTCAAGTGCGCCAAAGCGCTGCATTACTCCCACGGGCGTGGTGTTGTACACCGGGATATCAAGCCCAGTAACATCATGCTCACTACTAACAGTGATGTGCGCATCATCGATTTTGGTATTGCCCTGCGTGATGGATCCGAGACGTCACAGATCAACGGTATTGCCGGCTCGCCCAGCTATATGTCACCTGAGCAGGTGCAGGGTGGCGATATCACGCATCGTAGCGATATCTACTCGCTCGGAACCGTGATGTACGAATTGCTGACGGGTTTCCGGCCATTGCGCGCCGCAACGTTGTCAAAGCTGCTGCACCAGATTGTTTATGCAACACCGAAGCCAATGCATATGCAGCGTCCTGGCCTGCCGGAAATCCTGGAAGAGGTTGTCGCCAAGGCAATGCAGAAAACCCCGGAGGTTCGCTACAAGAACGGACTGGATTACGCTGCCGACCTGACGCGTGCTTTCCAGCAGCTACAGCAGCAGGAAGACCAGATCGACCAGCAGCAGCGTTTCGATCAGTTGCGCAAACTCAGCTTCTTTCATGATTTCTCACATGGCGAGATCTGGGAAGTCCTGCGTGCCAGCGACTGGCATACCTACGCGCCAGGCGAGGAAATTGTCCGTGAGGGTGAAATGGACGACCGCTTCTACATCATCGTCGATGGAAACGTGGTGGTTAATCGCAACAACAAGGCGGTCGGGCGATTGGATACCGGCGACTGTTTCGGTGAGACCAGCTATGTACAGGATGCCCGGCGTACCGCGACCATCAAAGCCGACCGTTCAGTAACGCTGTTGCGGGTAAGTTCCACCCTGCTGGAGCAGGTATCGGCAGCGTGTCAGCTGCGTTTTACCAAGATGTTCCTGCGCTCACTCATCAGGCGGCTGCAGCGAGCCAATGAAGTACATCGCCGCACGCATTCACCTGCAGAACTTCAGCAAGCCTGA
- a CDS encoding GTP cyclohydrolase I FolE2, giving the protein MSSQPEKGTAKVAEIADVQGSPDTRRLPINKVGIKDIFHPVRVLDRSGGEQHTIANFNMYVNLPHNFKGTHMSRFVEILNRHEKEISVRSFADMLAEMTTHLQADRGHIEMRFPYFVNKKAPVSGVESLMDYEATLIGDHRDGENLMSIRVVVPVTSLCPCSKGISDYGAHNQRSHVTITVQTREFVWIEEIIDVAESEASCELFGILKRPDEKYVTERAYDNPKFVEDMVRDIAQRLNEDDRIKAYVVESENFESIHNHSAYALIEHDKEAEQKDQAC; this is encoded by the coding sequence ATGAGTAGCCAGCCAGAGAAAGGCACCGCAAAAGTCGCCGAAATCGCCGATGTCCAGGGTAGCCCGGACACGCGCCGCCTGCCGATAAACAAGGTGGGCATCAAGGACATATTTCACCCGGTACGGGTGCTTGACCGGTCCGGCGGCGAGCAGCACACCATCGCTAACTTCAACATGTACGTGAACCTGCCGCATAATTTCAAGGGCACGCACATGTCGCGGTTCGTAGAAATACTGAATCGCCACGAAAAAGAAATCTCGGTGCGTTCGTTTGCTGACATGCTGGCGGAAATGACTACACACCTGCAGGCCGATCGTGGTCATATCGAGATGCGCTTCCCCTATTTCGTCAACAAGAAAGCACCGGTAAGCGGCGTCGAAAGCCTGATGGATTATGAAGCGACTCTGATCGGCGACCACCGGGATGGCGAAAACCTGATGTCGATACGCGTCGTGGTGCCGGTTACCAGCCTGTGCCCGTGCTCAAAGGGCATCTCTGACTACGGCGCGCATAACCAGCGTTCACATGTGACGATTACGGTGCAGACACGCGAATTTGTCTGGATCGAGGAAATCATCGACGTCGCCGAGAGCGAAGCCTCGTGCGAACTGTTTGGCATCCTGAAACGCCCGGATGAAAAATACGTGACCGAGCGCGCCTACGATAATCCCAAATTCGTCGAGGACATGGTCCGCGATATCGCGCAGCGCCTCAACGAGGACGACCGCATAAAAGCATATGTGGTCGAGTCAGAAAACTTCGAGTCCATCCACAATCATTCTGCCTATGCCCTGATCGAGCATGACAAGGAAGCCGAGCAGAAAGATCAGGCTTGCTGA
- a CDS encoding geranyl transferase encodes MTPLREFFDQYRRRVDDALESWLPPATDSPKRLHEALRYSALGQGKRLRPLLVYAAARAAGLEPGLLDAPACAVELIHTYSLVHDDLPAMDNDDLRRGRATCHRAFDEATAVLVGDALQVLAFEILATDANLPASPQLRVAMVAELAVASGTRGMAGGQAIDLAAMGNVLEVQQLEHMHRLKTGALIRASVRLGAMPGTALPPGGLQALSTYAEHIGLAFQIHDDILDEEGDAEVIGKTPGSDRASAKPTYTSMLGIEEARRRAREQHEQALAALARFGSEADILRAISQYIVERHR; translated from the coding sequence GTGACGCCATTGCGCGAGTTTTTTGACCAATACCGGCGCCGCGTCGACGACGCGCTGGAATCCTGGCTGCCACCGGCGACTGACTCACCGAAACGCCTGCATGAAGCCTTGCGTTATAGCGCACTTGGCCAGGGCAAGCGTCTGCGCCCGTTGCTGGTATACGCCGCCGCACGCGCTGCCGGTCTCGAACCCGGGTTGCTCGATGCTCCTGCGTGCGCTGTCGAACTTATTCATACTTATTCGCTGGTGCACGACGACCTGCCGGCAATGGACAATGACGACCTGCGCCGCGGCCGGGCAACCTGCCATCGTGCTTTTGACGAAGCAACCGCCGTTCTGGTCGGTGATGCCCTGCAGGTACTCGCATTCGAAATACTTGCCACCGATGCGAATCTGCCTGCATCACCGCAATTGCGTGTTGCCATGGTGGCCGAACTTGCCGTGGCCAGCGGCACCCGTGGCATGGCCGGCGGGCAGGCTATCGACCTGGCGGCAATGGGTAATGTCCTCGAAGTGCAACAGCTGGAGCACATGCACCGGTTAAAAACCGGTGCCCTGATTCGCGCCAGTGTGAGACTTGGCGCGATGCCGGGCACCGCGCTCCCGCCCGGCGGGCTGCAGGCGCTGAGCACCTATGCTGAACACATTGGCCTGGCGTTTCAGATCCACGACGACATCCTCGACGAGGAAGGTGATGCCGAGGTCATCGGCAAGACGCCCGGCTCCGACCGTGCCAGTGCCAAGCCCACGTACACCAGCATGCTGGGAATCGAGGAAGCCCGGCGCCGCGCGCGCGAACAGCATGAGCAGGCGCTGGCGGCACTCGCCCGATTCGGCTCCGAGGCCGATATCCTGCGCGCAATTTCCCAATATATTGTCGAACGACACCGATAA
- the xseB gene encoding exodeoxyribonuclease VII small subunit, protein MMSKKKETGFEQSLAELEALVEQLERGDMPLEKTLEQFERGIALTRSCQRALQDAEQKVEILLKKTSDAKPEDFDSDS, encoded by the coding sequence TTGATGAGCAAGAAAAAAGAAACCGGATTCGAGCAATCGCTGGCCGAACTCGAGGCTCTGGTAGAGCAACTCGAACGTGGCGATATGCCGCTGGAAAAAACCCTGGAGCAGTTCGAACGCGGCATCGCGCTGACCCGCAGCTGCCAGCGGGCGCTGCAGGATGCTGAGCAAAAAGTCGAAATCCTGCTGAAGAAAACCAGCGACGCCAAGCCCGAAGATTTTGACAGCGACAGCTGA
- a CDS encoding rubrerythrin — translation MDLKGSNTEQNLKDAFAGESQANRRYLYFAQKADVEGYNDVAAVFRSTAEGETGHAHGHLEYLEAVGDPATGLPIGNTGANLKAAIAGETHEYTDMYPGMARTARDEGFEEISDWFETLAKAERSHANRFQKALDNLDD, via the coding sequence ATGGATCTGAAGGGCAGCAACACCGAACAAAACCTGAAGGATGCGTTTGCCGGCGAATCGCAGGCAAATCGACGCTACCTGTACTTCGCGCAGAAGGCCGATGTCGAAGGCTACAATGACGTGGCAGCCGTTTTTCGCTCCACCGCAGAGGGCGAAACCGGTCATGCGCACGGTCACCTCGAATACCTCGAAGCAGTCGGCGACCCTGCAACCGGCCTGCCGATCGGTAACACCGGTGCCAACCTGAAAGCCGCAATTGCCGGTGAAACCCACGAGTACACCGATATGTATCCCGGTATGGCGCGCACGGCGCGTGACGAAGGCTTCGAAGAGATTTCCGACTGGTTTGAAACGCTGGCCAAGGCCGAGCGTTCTCACGCCAACCGGTTCCAGAAAGCCCTCGACAATCTCGACGACTGA
- a CDS encoding Fe-S oxidoreductase yields the protein MSDKPGGPREGSLEAPTRHPIDWKSDDFWDADKLHAELERVYDICHGCRRCFSLCHAFPTLFDAVDESDTGEVDGISQAAVWEVVDHCYLCDMCYMSKCPYVPPHPWQIDFPHLMLRAKAQRFKKDGSKLREKVLSSTDRVGQLAGIPVIAQTVNAVNSSKAGRAMLEKTVGVHRDAPVPEYHSKPLRKREKARIDHERPGDPTDSTLGRVVLFTTCYGNRNEPELGEDLITVFEHNRIPVRLSQLERCCGMPKLEQGDLDSVARLKEVNVPALAALVDKGWDLTAPIPSCVLMFRQELPLMFPDDEQVAKVAAAFFDPFEYLMLRHKAGKLNTEFSRSLGKVAWHVACHLRVQNVGMKTRDVLKLIPDTEIKPIERCSGHDGTYGVKKEYFDIGQKICRPVVREVERAEADWYASDCPMAGHQISVGVGDDSAPTHPMRLLRMAYGLVE from the coding sequence ATGAGTGATAAGCCCGGAGGACCTCGGGAAGGTAGTCTGGAGGCGCCGACGCGCCACCCTATCGACTGGAAATCGGATGATTTCTGGGATGCCGACAAACTGCATGCAGAACTGGAGCGTGTTTATGACATCTGTCACGGATGCCGGCGCTGCTTCAGTCTCTGCCATGCATTCCCGACGCTTTTCGATGCGGTAGACGAATCGGATACTGGCGAGGTCGACGGCATCAGCCAGGCGGCAGTCTGGGAAGTTGTCGACCATTGTTACCTGTGCGACATGTGTTACATGTCTAAATGTCCGTATGTGCCGCCGCACCCCTGGCAAATCGATTTTCCGCACCTGATGCTGAGGGCCAAGGCGCAGCGCTTCAAAAAAGACGGCTCGAAGCTGCGTGAAAAGGTGCTCAGTTCCACTGACCGGGTCGGTCAGCTGGCCGGTATTCCCGTCATCGCCCAGACCGTCAATGCCGTGAACTCCAGCAAGGCGGGCCGGGCAATGCTGGAAAAGACCGTCGGTGTGCACCGCGATGCGCCGGTGCCCGAGTATCACAGCAAACCGCTGCGCAAGCGCGAGAAAGCCCGCATTGACCACGAGCGGCCGGGTGACCCGACCGATTCGACGCTCGGCAGGGTGGTGTTGTTTACTACGTGCTATGGCAATCGTAACGAACCAGAGCTTGGCGAGGACCTCATTACGGTGTTCGAGCACAACCGCATCCCGGTGCGGCTGTCGCAGCTGGAGCGATGCTGCGGCATGCCAAAGCTGGAGCAGGGCGATCTCGACTCGGTGGCACGGCTCAAGGAAGTCAACGTGCCGGCGCTCGCCGCGCTGGTCGATAAAGGCTGGGATCTCACGGCGCCGATACCATCGTGCGTGCTCATGTTTCGTCAGGAATTGCCGCTGATGTTTCCGGATGACGAGCAGGTGGCGAAAGTGGCAGCGGCGTTTTTCGATCCGTTCGAGTACCTGATGCTGCGCCACAAGGCGGGTAAGCTCAATACTGAGTTCAGCCGCTCGCTGGGCAAAGTTGCCTGGCACGTGGCCTGCCACCTGCGGGTACAAAACGTCGGGATGAAAACCCGCGATGTGCTGAAGTTGATACCCGACACCGAAATAAAGCCTATTGAGCGCTGCAGCGGGCACGACGGCACCTATGGTGTGAAGAAAGAGTATTTCGACATCGGGCAGAAGATATGTCGCCCGGTTGTGCGTGAAGTTGAACGCGCCGAAGCGGACTGGTACGCGAGCGATTGCCCGATGGCCGGTCACCAGATCAGTGTTGGTGTTGGCGACGACTCCGCGCCAACGCACCCGATGCGGTTGCTGCGTATGGCTTACGGATTGGTGGAATGA
- a CDS encoding DUF3501 family protein, with protein MNKLQRSDLYTLEAYSQEREGMRAAVMEHKRQRRLALGPLVNLYFEDRLTMHYQVQEMLRAERIFEADAIQEELDAYNPLIPDGTNWKATMMIEVPDPRERARQLASLIGIEDVCYMQVEGCERVYARADEDLERSTAEKTSSVHFMRFELEQAMIERLRGGAALSAGVEHALYNHRVETVPTPLRESLIADLG; from the coding sequence ATGAACAAGCTGCAACGCTCTGACCTGTACACGCTGGAAGCCTATTCACAGGAGCGGGAGGGCATGCGCGCTGCGGTGATGGAGCACAAGCGCCAGCGGCGCCTGGCGCTGGGCCCACTGGTCAACCTGTATTTTGAAGACCGGCTGACGATGCACTACCAGGTACAGGAGATGCTGCGTGCCGAGCGCATATTCGAGGCTGACGCCATCCAGGAAGAGCTTGATGCCTATAATCCGCTGATCCCGGACGGCACCAACTGGAAGGCCACGATGATGATCGAGGTGCCGGACCCGCGCGAGCGGGCGCGCCAGCTGGCCAGCCTGATTGGCATCGAGGATGTCTGCTATATGCAGGTTGAAGGGTGTGAGCGCGTCTACGCCAGGGCTGATGAAGACCTCGAGCGATCCACCGCGGAAAAAACTTCATCAGTGCATTTCATGCGTTTTGAACTCGAGCAGGCAATGATCGAACGGCTGCGAGGCGGCGCGGCACTCTCCGCCGGCGTCGAGCATGCCCTCTACAACCACCGCGTGGAAACGGTGCCGACGCCGTTGCGCGAGTCGCTGATTGCAGATCTGGGCTGA